A stretch of the Sphingosinithalassobacter tenebrarum genome encodes the following:
- a CDS encoding DNA methyltransferase, producing the protein MSAPATPSSVVSEAAPRNRIIHGDCVDVMAGLPPNSVDFILTDPPYGVGYRSRDGRTILNDDRLDWTRPAYAQMHRLLKPGSFCVSFYGWNAIADFSAAWREAGFRVVGHIVFRKRFASSTRYLRHYHENAFLLAKGRPARPVWPIPDVIDFEYSGNRLHPTEKPVSALTPFDVLP; encoded by the coding sequence ATGAGCGCCCCTGCCACTCCCTCAAGCGTGGTGTCGGAAGCCGCACCGCGCAACCGGATCATCCATGGCGATTGCGTGGATGTGATGGCCGGGCTTCCGCCCAACTCGGTGGACTTCATTCTTACAGACCCGCCCTATGGGGTCGGCTACAGATCACGAGACGGACGGACGATCTTGAACGACGATCGCCTTGACTGGACGCGGCCAGCCTATGCCCAGATGCATCGGTTGTTAAAGCCGGGTAGCTTTTGCGTCAGCTTCTACGGCTGGAATGCGATTGCCGACTTCTCGGCCGCATGGCGTGAGGCGGGCTTTCGCGTCGTCGGGCATATCGTGTTCCGCAAGCGATTTGCGTCTTCAACACGCTATCTGCGCCATTATCATGAAAACGCCTTCTTACTCGCCAAGGGCCGCCCGGCAAGACCCGTATGGCCCATTCCCGACGTGATCGATTTCGAATATTCCGGCAACCGCCTGCACCCGACCGAAAAGCCCGTCAGTGCGCTTACGCCGTTTGACGTGCTCCCCTGA
- a CDS encoding TauD/TfdA family dioxygenase — MVNPDDIRIKVDLKKPFPRSIISRQLSDFGYCLVKPSSTGENALLEVAKHFGRIQRHERSRRNGVVDVTSDDRLQTQISEKFKGLGTARFGPHTDGAFLNAIYSDERGYKRHISPPSYLILQCVQQAREGGESTLIDGQEVYRKVKALAPSIYQLLCEGIFHFVRSADKRLFPIEAPVFKVLANGNLSIRYREEFIVSTAYDGQRLRVADALRQFREQCIMHPDCGRPLMLTPGDVLIIDNFRMLHGRAGFKVVDGHHRHLRRVWVMDEHHLIRLNGDEPWDITSEQGGLAEFRARVLPYDDGIVTSYGALSGSDNHSNFIHAELGIKS, encoded by the coding sequence TTGGTCAATCCAGATGACATTCGTATCAAGGTCGATCTTAAGAAGCCGTTTCCGCGATCAATAATATCGCGCCAGCTTTCGGATTTTGGATATTGCCTAGTCAAGCCTTCTTCAACTGGTGAGAATGCCCTCCTAGAGGTTGCTAAGCACTTCGGTCGAATCCAGCGTCACGAGCGCAGTCGACGCAACGGCGTAGTCGATGTCACCTCGGATGATCGACTTCAAACGCAGATATCAGAAAAATTCAAAGGGCTAGGCACGGCGAGATTTGGCCCGCACACTGACGGGGCGTTTCTCAACGCTATTTACAGCGATGAGAGGGGATATAAGCGCCATATTTCGCCACCATCCTATCTCATTTTGCAGTGCGTCCAGCAAGCACGTGAGGGCGGCGAATCGACCCTGATTGATGGTCAAGAGGTGTATAGAAAAGTTAAGGCGCTAGCGCCTTCGATATACCAGCTTCTTTGTGAAGGCATCTTCCATTTTGTGCGCAGTGCCGACAAGAGGCTGTTTCCTATTGAAGCTCCGGTTTTCAAGGTGCTCGCGAACGGAAATCTCTCTATAAGATATCGAGAGGAATTTATTGTAAGTACAGCTTACGATGGTCAGCGATTACGAGTTGCAGATGCGCTCCGGCAGTTTCGTGAGCAGTGCATTATGCACCCCGATTGCGGCAGGCCGCTTATGCTTACACCGGGAGATGTCCTGATAATAGACAATTTTCGAATGCTTCATGGCCGAGCGGGCTTCAAGGTGGTCGATGGCCATCACCGACACCTTCGTAGGGTATGGGTGATGGATGAGCATCACTTAATTCGCCTCAATGGCGACGAGCCTTGGGACATTACAAGCGAGCAAGGTGGGCTGGCCGAGTTCCGCGCGCGCGTCTTGCCGTATGATGACGGGATCGTTACATCGTACGGCGCGTTGAGTGGCTCGGACAACCATTCAAATTTTATTCATGCCGAGCTCGGCATAAAGAGTTGA
- a CDS encoding type II toxin-antitoxin system RelE/ParE family toxin, whose product MSGYRLSKAAADDLARIAEYTVETFGPAQALAYRDSLISTFEFLAENPRAARLRNELTPPVRMHPHKPHLIIYSVEDDAILIVRIRHGREDWISEASDE is encoded by the coding sequence ATGAGCGGCTACAGACTGTCAAAAGCGGCAGCCGACGATCTGGCGCGGATTGCGGAATATACGGTCGAAACCTTTGGACCTGCGCAAGCACTCGCGTATCGCGACAGTCTGATCTCGACCTTCGAGTTTCTCGCCGAAAACCCACGCGCAGCGCGGCTGCGCAATGAACTCACTCCGCCCGTTCGGATGCATCCCCATAAGCCGCATCTCATCATCTACAGCGTCGAGGACGATGCCATTCTGATCGTCCGTATCCGGCATGGCCGCGAGGACTGGATTAGCGAGGCCAGCGACGAATAG
- a CDS encoding DNA methyltransferase, which yields MITSLCPEGGLVLDPFCGSGSSLVATDRGARDWIGIELDPAHHQTASDRLAREIREAA from the coding sequence TTGATCACCAGCCTGTGCCCCGAGGGCGGGCTCGTCCTCGACCCGTTCTGCGGCTCCGGTTCATCGCTCGTGGCGACTGATCGCGGCGCACGCGATTGGATCGGTATCGAGCTTGACCCCGCCCACCACCAGACCGCCAGCGATCGCTTGGCCAGAGAAATCAGGGAAGCCGCATAG
- a CDS encoding molybdenum cofactor biosynthesis protein MoaE, whose product MIRVSVQPAPIELGIEVAALEERGAGGVATFTGVVRGDDGVTELMLEHYPGMTEAALVNLAEAAFERWELKGVTIVHRIGAMVPGDRIVFVGTAASHRKEALEACAYLIDRLKTDAPFWKREKLGGESRWVEARGSDADAAGKWDGED is encoded by the coding sequence ATGATCCGCGTTTCGGTTCAGCCCGCGCCGATCGAACTCGGCATCGAAGTCGCCGCGCTGGAAGAGCGCGGGGCAGGGGGCGTCGCGACTTTCACCGGTGTCGTGCGCGGCGATGATGGCGTTACCGAACTGATGCTCGAACATTATCCCGGCATGACCGAGGCGGCGCTGGTCAACCTTGCCGAAGCCGCGTTCGAACGCTGGGAGCTGAAGGGCGTGACCATCGTCCACCGCATCGGCGCGATGGTGCCGGGCGATCGCATCGTCTTCGTCGGCACCGCCGCCAGCCACCGCAAGGAGGCGCTGGAGGCCTGCGCCTATCTGATTGACCGGCTCAAGACCGACGCGCCGTTCTGGAAGCGCGAGAAGCTGGGCGGCGAAAGCCGCTGGGTCGAAGCGCGCGGCAGCGACGCCGATGCAGCGGGAAAATGGGATGGCGAGGACTAA
- the moaD gene encoding molybdopterin converting factor subunit 1 — MAICVLYFAWVREAVGTGEETVDPPEAVRTVADLVEWLRGRSAGHDAGLKDVARLRAAIDQNFVPLDAALGNAKEVAIFPPVTGG; from the coding sequence ATGGCGATCTGCGTCCTCTATTTTGCCTGGGTGCGCGAAGCGGTCGGCACCGGCGAGGAGACCGTCGATCCGCCCGAGGCAGTGCGTACCGTCGCCGATCTTGTCGAATGGTTGCGCGGGCGCAGCGCGGGGCATGACGCGGGCCTGAAGGATGTCGCCAGACTGCGCGCGGCAATCGATCAGAATTTCGTGCCGCTCGACGCCGCGCTGGGCAATGCGAAGGAAGTCGCGATCTTCCCGCCGGTGACGGGCGGATGA
- a CDS encoding relaxase/mobilization nuclease domain-containing protein — translation MILKASTRGSPNALARHLLNEQDNEHIEQHEVRGFMSEDVAGALAEVHAMSAGIKSRKPLFSVSLSPPENAQVDTAVFERTVEEIEQQNGLTGQPRITLFHEKEGRRHMHAVWSRIDHERQAVIALPFYKNKLHEISKGLFLEQGWNLPAGYIDRTERDPRNFDLALYHQAKREGRDPKTLKMLAQEAWAVSDNRETMQQALEARGLYLARGDRRGYVALTWQGEAMALSRLLGRKTKEVRERLGAAEDLRDIEQTRDHIARSVGPTLHRLMGEVERAKVTEMAPLSRERQAMRDAHASERQRMAEGQAARQQTETQERAARLRNGLSGFWDRLSGRYAKTHEQNEREAYAGFMRDRDQRQAMTEAQLAERQALQQRIVAVRQGHDTRLSEIHRDLAEQRGAVRSPSARLDWLQANQQRTQAEATLSRNTEQGRSGSEDRLHWLQDRYSRSADAERDAGRDSGPELGPDMG, via the coding sequence GTGATTCTCAAAGCCTCGACCAGAGGCTCCCCGAACGCGCTTGCCCGTCATCTCCTCAACGAGCAAGACAACGAGCATATCGAACAGCATGAAGTGCGCGGCTTCATGAGCGAGGATGTCGCGGGCGCGTTAGCCGAAGTCCATGCGATGAGCGCGGGCATCAAATCTCGCAAGCCGCTGTTCAGCGTCTCGCTGTCGCCGCCAGAAAATGCGCAGGTCGATACAGCCGTGTTCGAGCGCACCGTGGAGGAGATCGAGCAGCAGAACGGGCTGACCGGACAGCCACGCATCACGCTGTTTCACGAAAAGGAAGGCAGACGGCACATGCACGCGGTCTGGTCGCGCATCGATCATGAGCGCCAAGCCGTCATCGCGTTGCCCTTCTACAAGAACAAGCTGCACGAGATCTCCAAGGGGCTGTTTCTCGAACAGGGTTGGAACCTGCCCGCCGGATATATTGACCGCACCGAGCGCGACCCGCGCAACTTCGATCTTGCTCTGTATCATCAAGCCAAGCGCGAGGGCCGCGACCCCAAGACACTCAAAATGCTGGCACAGGAAGCATGGGCGGTGTCCGACAACCGCGAGACGATGCAGCAGGCATTGGAGGCACGAGGCCTCTATCTCGCACGCGGCGATCGTCGCGGCTATGTCGCGCTGACATGGCAGGGCGAGGCCATGGCGCTCTCCCGCTTGCTGGGACGCAAGACCAAGGAGGTCCGCGAACGGCTGGGGGCCGCCGAGGACTTGCGCGATATCGAACAGACTCGCGACCATATCGCCCGCAGCGTGGGACCCACACTCCATCGGCTGATGGGCGAGGTCGAGCGTGCCAAGGTGACGGAAATGGCCCCGCTCAGTCGCGAACGGCAGGCTATGCGCGATGCGCATGCATCGGAACGTCAGCGCATGGCGGAGGGGCAAGCCGCGCGGCAGCAGACCGAAACGCAGGAACGCGCCGCACGGCTGCGTAATGGTCTGTCCGGTTTCTGGGACCGCTTGTCGGGCCGCTATGCCAAGACCCACGAGCAGAATGAACGCGAAGCCTATGCCGGGTTCATGCGCGACCGCGACCAGCGGCAGGCGATGACCGAGGCGCAGCTCGCCGAACGGCAGGCACTACAGCAACGGATTGTCGCGGTTCGGCAGGGCCACGATACGCGCCTGTCGGAGATCCACCGCGATCTTGCGGAACAGCGCGGCGCGGTACGTTCGCCATCAGCACGGCTCGACTGGTTGCAAGCGAACCAGCAACGCACTCAGGCCGAGGCCACGCTTTCCAGAAATACGGAGCAAGGGCGGTCCGGCAGCGAAGACCGCCTACATTGGCTACAGGACCGCTATAGCCGCAGCGCCGATGCCGAACGGGACGCGGGCCGAGATAGCGGCCCAGAGCTTGGACCCGACATGGGATGA
- a CDS encoding MFS transporter: MIHAVGLLKERRFLPLFLTQSLGAFNDNLFKNALVFFATYYIYDSMDAETRFSAIATGIFILPYFLFSALAGQLADSYDKARIMRIIKAAEVAIMSVGAFGIFTAHIELMLLALFGMGVHSAFFGPIKYSVLPQHLRDDEVLGGTGMIEAGTYIAILGGTIAGGLLSAYVAAVAVILIALLGWLASLRIPSAPPLTKLKLDFNVFRSSYHLISATLHIRRVALAILAMSVFWSVAAILGVLFPPLVKNVFHAQKDVASVFLAIFSVGIAIGSVIINRLLKGEVSAKYGPASVLVMAAFVVDFFFAANGWEQRPDTGLHNTAEFLALPGTWRILFDLAMIATTGGMFVVPLYAFLTTTVDKSQTSRTVAANNILSSGAMVIGSVGIWAAVEAGMPVLGGLWVVFALCLASAWTGWLLHKAGAVPHH; encoded by the coding sequence ATGATTCACGCCGTCGGGCTCCTCAAGGAACGGCGTTTCCTGCCCCTTTTCCTCACCCAGTCGCTCGGTGCCTTCAACGACAATCTGTTCAAGAACGCACTGGTCTTCTTCGCGACCTATTATATCTACGATTCCATGGACGCCGAAACGCGCTTCAGCGCGATCGCGACGGGCATCTTCATCCTGCCCTATTTCCTCTTCTCCGCGCTCGCCGGCCAGCTTGCCGATAGCTATGACAAGGCGCGGATCATGCGGATCATCAAGGCGGCGGAAGTCGCCATCATGTCCGTCGGTGCCTTCGGCATCTTCACCGCGCATATCGAACTGATGCTGCTCGCCCTGTTCGGCATGGGCGTGCATTCGGCCTTTTTCGGACCGATCAAATATTCGGTGCTGCCCCAGCATCTGCGCGACGACGAAGTGCTCGGCGGCACCGGGATGATCGAGGCTGGCACCTATATCGCCATCCTCGGCGGTACGATCGCCGGCGGGTTGCTCAGCGCCTATGTCGCGGCAGTCGCAGTGATCCTGATCGCGCTGCTCGGCTGGCTCGCCTCGCTGCGCATTCCGTCCGCGCCGCCGCTCACCAAGCTGAAGCTCGATTTCAACGTCTTCCGCTCTTCCTATCACCTGATCTCGGCGACACTGCACATCCGCCGCGTCGCGCTGGCCATTCTGGCGATGAGTGTCTTCTGGTCGGTCGCGGCAATCCTCGGCGTGCTCTTTCCGCCGCTGGTGAAGAATGTCTTTCATGCGCAAAAGGACGTGGCGAGCGTTTTCCTCGCCATCTTCTCGGTCGGCATCGCGATCGGATCGGTGATCATCAACCGTCTGCTCAAGGGCGAGGTCTCGGCCAAATACGGCCCGGCGTCGGTACTGGTGATGGCGGCCTTCGTCGTCGATTTCTTCTTCGCCGCCAATGGCTGGGAGCAACGCCCCGATACCGGACTGCACAACACCGCCGAATTCCTGGCGCTGCCGGGAACCTGGCGCATCCTGTTCGATCTCGCCATGATCGCCACCACGGGCGGCATGTTCGTCGTGCCGCTCTATGCCTTCCTCACCACCACGGTCGACAAGTCGCAGACGTCACGCACGGTCGCGGCGAACAATATCCTCAGCTCGGGCGCGATGGTGATCGGATCGGTCGGCATCTGGGCCGCGGTCGAGGCGGGAATGCCGGTGCTCGGCGGGCTTTGGGTGGTGTTCGCGCTGTGCCTGGCCTCGGCATGGACCGGCTGGCTGCTGCACAAGGCCGGCGCGGTTCCGCATCACTGA
- the pgsA gene encoding CDP-diacylglycerol--glycerol-3-phosphate 3-phosphatidyltransferase, with amino-acid sequence MLNLPNLLTLSRIVALPLLIALLWWPQWQSGYLAAFVLYVLMAVTDWFDGHLARKQQIVSKLGTFLDPIADKAMVTAVLLMLVAQGVIAEVHVIAAILILLREIIVSGLREFLGGLPHSVALPVSKLAKWKTTFQLVALGALILVPVLPGLAWIAALGLVTLWLAAALTLITGWDYLRVGLRHMDS; translated from the coding sequence ATGCTGAACTTGCCGAACCTGCTCACGCTCTCGCGGATCGTCGCGCTTCCGCTGCTCATCGCGCTGCTGTGGTGGCCGCAATGGCAGTCGGGATATCTGGCCGCCTTCGTCCTCTATGTGCTGATGGCCGTGACCGACTGGTTCGACGGCCATCTTGCGCGCAAGCAGCAGATCGTTTCAAAACTCGGGACGTTCCTCGATCCGATCGCCGACAAGGCGATGGTGACGGCGGTGCTGCTGATGCTGGTCGCACAGGGTGTGATCGCCGAGGTGCACGTGATCGCGGCGATCCTGATCCTGCTGCGCGAGATCATCGTGTCGGGGCTGCGGGAATTTCTCGGCGGGCTGCCGCATTCGGTGGCGCTGCCGGTGTCGAAACTCGCCAAGTGGAAGACGACGTTTCAGCTCGTCGCCCTGGGCGCACTGATTCTCGTTCCCGTACTGCCGGGCTTGGCGTGGATTGCCGCACTGGGCCTTGTTACCCTGTGGCTGGCGGCGGCGCTGACGCTGATCACTGGCTGGGACTATCTCCGCGTCGGCCTGCGGCATATGGATAGCTGA
- a CDS encoding coiled-coil domain-containing protein: MALSQSDIEELKAAVPPHMRPAAGAGALLPASFGLASAHDYDNGPPEQQNTVPAFVGPLSGPDTQKLIVETVRQFDAGQIDTTSLIIPANLGKLRATAEKRKRDQRSADLLLLDLLDRRLAELDAELAAIDGRLSEITRRRNEIGESMEALDELARLQARGEVDPNNRVHAALLRKAGISPDEAQGDGLSAAIVRRRHQLGGEDDALAAEWNEKMKRRGEVMRERQDVITARAEIENADTDEARIAAETRATTLIGAQQLGEAAYQSDNESAREIAADAVAATEEEARRVESQQLNRDTATRADEFYKGGNDLDWIRGPSL, encoded by the coding sequence ATGGCCTTAAGCCAGAGCGACATCGAGGAATTGAAGGCGGCGGTACCGCCGCATATGCGCCCCGCAGCGGGCGCGGGCGCATTGCTGCCAGCTTCTTTCGGTCTGGCTTCAGCCCACGATTATGACAATGGCCCGCCTGAACAGCAAAATACGGTCCCGGCCTTCGTCGGACCGCTGAGCGGCCCCGATACGCAGAAGCTGATCGTTGAAACCGTCCGGCAGTTCGATGCGGGCCAGATCGACACCACCAGCCTCATAATCCCGGCGAATCTCGGCAAGCTGCGCGCGACCGCCGAAAAGCGCAAACGCGACCAGCGTAGCGCTGATTTGCTCTTGCTCGACCTTCTGGACCGCAGGCTTGCGGAGCTGGATGCCGAGCTTGCCGCGATCGACGGGCGATTGTCCGAAATCACCCGCCGCCGCAACGAGATCGGCGAGAGCATGGAAGCGCTGGACGAACTGGCGCGGTTGCAGGCGCGTGGCGAAGTTGATCCAAATAACCGGGTCCACGCCGCGCTGCTGCGCAAAGCCGGAATATCGCCGGATGAAGCGCAGGGCGATGGCTTGAGCGCTGCAATCGTCCGCCGCCGCCATCAGTTAGGCGGCGAAGACGATGCCCTGGCCGCCGAATGGAACGAAAAAATGAAGCGTCGCGGCGAGGTCATGCGAGAACGGCAGGATGTGATCACGGCCCGCGCCGAGATCGAAAACGCCGATACCGACGAAGCGCGGATAGCCGCAGAGACGCGGGCGACCACGTTGATCGGCGCGCAGCAGCTTGGCGAAGCCGCCTATCAATCCGACAATGAGAGCGCCCGCGAGATCGCAGCCGATGCTGTTGCAGCGACCGAAGAAGAAGCCCGGCGCGTTGAAAGTCAGCAGCTCAACCGCGATACTGCTACCCGCGCAGACGAATTCTATAAGGGCGGCAACGATCTGGATTGGATTCGGGGCCCATCACTCTGA
- the mobC gene encoding plasmid mobilization relaxosome protein MobC yields the protein MTDRQPRPSPFCLRLTPEERARLELDAAGMTLAAYIKWRVFDPDSPPPKTRGKTPVRDHQTLSRLMGLLGQSRLSTNINQLAKAANSGSLAADDLTRSALERAARDIAAMRTMLMQALGIRGEP from the coding sequence ATGACCGACCGCCAGCCCCGACCATCCCCGTTCTGTTTGCGGCTGACGCCCGAAGAGCGTGCGCGGCTTGAGCTGGACGCGGCGGGCATGACGCTGGCGGCCTACATCAAATGGCGGGTGTTCGACCCCGATTCCCCGCCGCCGAAGACGCGCGGCAAAACGCCTGTGCGCGATCATCAAACATTGTCGCGGCTTATGGGGTTGCTCGGCCAGTCGCGCCTCTCCACCAACATCAACCAACTCGCCAAGGCCGCGAACTCCGGTTCGCTGGCTGCTGATGATCTAACCCGTTCCGCCCTTGAACGAGCCGCCCGCGATATCGCGGCGATGCGCACGATGCTGATGCAGGCACTGGGTATTCGGGGCGAGCCGTGA
- a CDS encoding tyrosine-type recombinase/integrase, whose product MNRRIASDWQVFDPKGRRKYLSADERERFLRAADHEADDIRALCYLLTYTGCRISEALALQRHHFEPTLGRVMFRTLKRRKTLFRSVPVPHDVGLMLPHAGHSDACLWPLHRVTAWRHIKAVMDRAGVDGPMATCKGLRHGFGIHAAACGVPQNLIQRWLGHSASTTTAIYVDAVGQEERAFAHMMWRGVVAVH is encoded by the coding sequence ATGAACAGGAGAATTGCCAGTGACTGGCAGGTTTTCGACCCCAAGGGGCGGCGTAAATATCTGAGCGCCGACGAGCGCGAGCGGTTCTTGCGCGCCGCCGACCATGAGGCCGACGATATCCGCGCCTTGTGCTATCTTCTGACCTATACCGGATGCCGGATATCCGAGGCGCTGGCGTTGCAGCGGCATCATTTCGAACCCACCCTCGGGCGGGTGATGTTCCGGACGCTCAAGCGGCGCAAGACGCTGTTTCGCTCGGTCCCCGTTCCGCATGATGTCGGGCTGATGCTCCCTCACGCGGGGCATTCAGATGCGTGTCTCTGGCCGCTGCATCGCGTCACCGCATGGCGGCACATCAAGGCCGTGATGGACCGTGCGGGCGTAGACGGGCCGATGGCGACCTGTAAGGGCTTGCGTCACGGTTTCGGAATTCATGCCGCCGCGTGCGGCGTGCCGCAGAACCTTATCCAGCGCTGGCTGGGCCACAGCGCCAGCACGACCACCGCGATCTATGTCGATGCCGTCGGCCAAGAAGAACGCGCCTTCGCGCACATGATGTGGCGCGGCGTGGTCGCGGTTCATTGA
- a CDS encoding IS3 family transposase (programmed frameshift), giving the protein MKRSRFSEEQIIAILKEQEAGMATADVCRRHGISSATFYKWKSKFGGLEVSEARRLRALEDENARLKKLLAEAMLDNVVLKDLAFKKMVTPGARREAVAHAREHYGLSERRACKLVGVSRRVIRYRSLRPDDGPLRQRLRELAAERRRFGYRRLGYLLAREGMKPNHKKLLRIYREENLRVRRRGGRKRALGTRAPILLPDGPNQRWSLDFVSDSFACSRRFRILCVVDDYTRECLALVADTSLSGVRVARELTRLIGLRGKPHTVVSDNGTELTSSAILRWSQERRVEWHYIAPGKPMQNGFVESFNGRLRDECLNETLFTSLAHARFVLDAWRHDYNHVRPHSKLGGKTPAEIAGQRVWGHAPRHVAIPSINHHEGAGLYL; this is encoded by the exons ATGAAGCGCAGCAGGTTCAGCGAAGAGCAGATCATCGCGATCTTGAAGGAGCAGGAGGCGGGGATGGCGACGGCGGACGTGTGCCGCCGCCATGGGATCAGTTCAGCCACGTTCTATAAATGGAAGTCGAAGTTCGGCGGGCTGGAGGTTTCCGAGGCGCGCCGTCTGCGGGCGCTCGAGGACGAGAACGCCAGGCTCAAGAAGCTGTTGGCCGAGGCGATGCTCGACAACGTGGTGCTGAAGGATCTGGCGT TCAAAAAAATGGTGACGCCCGGCGCCAGGCGGGAAGCCGTCGCCCATGCCCGTGAGCATTACGGGCTGAGCGAGCGTCGGGCGTGCAAGCTGGTTGGCGTGAGCCGACGGGTGATCCGGTATCGATCGTTGCGGCCGGACGACGGCCCGCTGCGGCAGCGGTTGCGCGAACTGGCGGCGGAGCGTCGTCGGTTCGGCTATCGCCGCCTGGGCTATCTGCTGGCGCGGGAAGGCATGAAACCTAACCACAAGAAGCTGCTGCGGATATATCGCGAGGAAAACCTTCGCGTCCGTCGCCGTGGCGGCCGCAAGCGTGCCCTGGGCACCAGGGCGCCGATACTGCTGCCGGATGGGCCGAACCAGCGATGGAGCCTCGACTTCGTCTCGGACAGCTTCGCCTGCAGCCGGCGCTTCCGCATCCTGTGTGTGGTCGACGACTACACGCGCGAGTGTCTGGCGTTGGTCGCCGACACGTCGCTGTCAGGCGTGCGCGTAGCACGCGAGCTGACCCGACTGATCGGACTGCGCGGCAAGCCGCATACGGTGGTCAGCGACAACGGGACGGAACTGACCTCGTCGGCCATCCTGCGCTGGTCGCAGGAGCGGCGGGTCGAATGGCACTACATCGCGCCTGGCAAGCCGATGCAGAACGGCTTCGTCGAGAGCTTCAACGGGCGCCTGCGCGACGAATGCCTCAATGAGACGCTGTTCACCTCGCTGGCCCACGCCCGGTTCGTGCTCGACGCCTGGCGGCATGACTACAATCACGTCAGGCCACACTCGAAACTGGGCGGCAAGACCCCCGCCGAGATCGCCGGCCAACGTGTCTGGGGGCATGCCCCCAGACACGTTGCCATCCCCTCAATCAACCATCATGAAGGAGCCGGACTCTACCTCTGA
- a CDS encoding MucR family transcriptional regulator, whose amino-acid sequence MEDQNELHETLVSLTADVVAAHVSNNSVAVSDLPLLIQNVHGALAGLSEQPSEPEVKQEPAVSIRASVKPDYIVCLEDGKKLKMLKRHLMTHYQMTPEQYRAKWNLAADYPMVAPNYAEQRRTLAKKIGLGTKRGKRKG is encoded by the coding sequence ATGGAAGATCAGAACGAGCTTCACGAAACGCTGGTATCGCTGACGGCGGACGTTGTGGCTGCGCATGTATCGAACAATAGCGTTGCGGTGTCCGACCTTCCGCTGCTTATCCAGAATGTCCACGGCGCGTTGGCTGGCTTGAGCGAACAACCTTCGGAACCGGAAGTGAAGCAGGAACCCGCCGTTTCTATTCGCGCCTCGGTGAAGCCCGATTACATCGTGTGCCTTGAGGACGGGAAGAAGCTCAAGATGCTCAAACGGCACCTGATGACCCACTATCAGATGACCCCCGAGCAATACCGCGCCAAGTGGAATCTCGCGGCGGATTACCCGATGGTCGCGCCGAACTATGCCGAGCAGCGGCGGACGCTGGCGAAGAAGATCGGCCTCGGGACCAAGCGCGGCAAGCGTAAGGGCTAA
- a CDS encoding type II toxin-antitoxin system ParD family antitoxin — MATMNVSLPEAMKDWVDGQMQAGRYSSASDYVRDLIRKDQERNSKIAAMQKLIDEGFASGVSERTVEAIFEDAIKRHAGE; from the coding sequence ATGGCAACTATGAACGTGTCGCTTCCCGAGGCGATGAAAGACTGGGTGGACGGCCAGATGCAGGCCGGACGCTATTCCAGCGCGAGCGATTATGTGCGCGATCTCATCCGCAAAGACCAGGAGCGTAACAGCAAGATTGCGGCGATGCAGAAGCTGATCGACGAGGGCTTCGCCAGCGGTGTGAGCGAACGCACGGTCGAAGCGATATTCGAGGACGCGATCAAGCGCCACGCAGGGGAATGA